Proteins found in one Miscanthus floridulus cultivar M001 chromosome 4, ASM1932011v1, whole genome shotgun sequence genomic segment:
- the LOC136551197 gene encoding shugoshin-1-like isoform X6, which yields MASTAAGGGAARGGLNPPHPNPSGDGGPKLRSPPGKGNKPVALADITNTGKPNAARSITAQDLVKENGKLMTLLNEKTKIIDLSRVEIYKLHLALQASKQQNLHLAQNNSQMLAEINAGKDRIKILQHELSCTTALLKVKGSELDRNKNAAKGQRKGVKAQVLKGTASIVAGVDSVTSGVEHHLVESQSAVSSNTVCLEPPQDGKQKRMPQRRRSSRLNQGSCEIGGVSQNTLHEDTVAHLVPSTLSVQKQYGQTTGKHMEKSLQNECSATVHEVVMASEFEETEINEQPQKTNLKEIQEACSREAGVQSHKIGDKAFNSKQNHLTGSESSLSFNTVDPPEPPEDNAMKWCSKKRSAIEDVNAKLDTTTREPLRHEEKRKSQRRKSARLNSVSSEDMDITVETEHKNVASLAGSSSNASMEQRTNQEQNDGCSSRKSNVEQISGRRSLRRAAEKVVSYKEVPLNVKMRRP from the exons ATGGCCTCCACCGCTGCCG GAGGAGGTGCGGCGCGCGGTGGCTTGAACCCTCCGCACCCGAACCCTAGCGGCGATGGCGGCCCTAAGCTCCGGTCGCCGCCGGGGAAAGGGAATAAGCCCGTTGCCCTCGCCGACATCACCAACACTGGGAAGCCCAACGCCGCCAGATCCATCACCGCCCAAGACCTCGTCAAG GAGAACGGCAAGTTGATGACTCTGCTCAACGAGAAGAC GAAGATCATTGACCTCAGCAGGGTTGAAATATACAAGCTCCATCTTGCGCTGCAAGCATCGAAACAACAGAATCTACACCTTGCGCAAAACAATTCGCAGATGCTTGCG GAAATAAATGCAGGGAAAGATCGA ATTAAGATATTGCAGCACGAGCTTTCTTGTACAACAGCACTGCTTAAAGTAAAGGGTTCAGAGCTTGAT AGAAATAAAAACGCTGCTAAAGGACAGCGAAAGGGAGTGAAAGCTCAG GTCTTGAAAGGCACAGCTTCCATAGTCGCAGGAGTTGACTCGGTAACCAGTGGTGTTGAACACCATTTGGTTGAATCTCAAT CTGCCGTATCATCAAATACCGTCTGCCTAGAGCCACCACAAGATGGAAAACAGAAGAG AATGCCTCAACGGAGAAGGTCTTCGAGACTGAACCAAGGTTCCTGTGAGATTGGCGGAGTATCTCAGAATACATTGCATGAGGACACTGTAGCGCATCTAGTTCCTTCCACTTTAAGTGTTCAAAAACAGTATGGGCAAACCACTGGAAAACATATG GAGAAGTCACTGCAAAATGAGTGCAGTGCAACAGTGCATGAGGTGGTAATGGCTTCAGAATTCGAG GAAACTGAGATAAATGAGCAACCACAAAAAACAAATTTGAAG GAGATACAGGAAGCATGTTCCAGGGAAGCTGGAGTTCAGTCTCATAAAATTGGTGATAAGGCCTTCAATAGTAAACAAAACCATTTGACAGGAAGTGAAT CATCTTTGTCATTCAATACCGTTGACCCCCCCGAGCCACCAGAAGACAACGCTATGAAGTG GTGCTCAAAAAAACGGTCGGCCATCGAGGATGTAAATGCCAAACTAGACACGACTACCCGTGAGCCATTGCGCCACGAAGAAAAGAG AAAATCTCAAAGGAGAAAATCTGCAAGACTGAATTCAGTATCTTCTGAGGACATGGATATCACTGTTGAGACTGAGCACAAAAATGTAGCTTCTTTAGCCGGTTCCAGTTCAAATGCCTCGATGGAGCAGAGGACAAATCAAGAGCAGAATGATGGTTGTTCCTCGAGGAAATCTAATGTAGAGCAGATATCAGGGAGGAGGTCTCTAAGGCGAGCTGCTGAAAAGGTTGTCTCATACAAGGAGGTACCCTTGAATGTTAAGATGCGGCGACCTTAA
- the LOC136551197 gene encoding shugoshin-1-like isoform X3, translating into MASTAAGGGAARGGLNPPHPNPSGDGGPKLRSPPGKGNKPVALADITNTGKPNAARSITAQDLVKENGKLMTLLNEKTKIIDLSRVEIYKLHLALQASKQQNLHLAQNNSQMLAEINAGKDRIKILQHELSCTTALLKVKGSELDRNKNAAKGQRKGVKAQVLKGTASIVAGVDSVTSGVEHHLVESQSAVSSNTVCLEPPQDGKQKRMPQRRRSSRLNQGSCEIGGVSQNTLHEDTVAHLVPSTLSVQKQYGQTTGKHMEKSLQNECSATVHEVVMASEFEETEINEQPQKTNLKVWGAFNNQLKINDGTTCRFNLLVSYNVIQEIQEACSREAGVQSHKIGDKAFNSKQNHLTGSESSLSFNTVDPPEPPEDNAMKWCSKKRSAIEDVNAKLDTTTREPLRHEEKRKSQRRKSARLNSVSSEDMDITVETEHKNVASLAGSSSNASMEQRTNQEQNDGCSSRKSNVEQISGRRSLRRAAEKVVSYKEVPLNVKMRRP; encoded by the exons ATGGCCTCCACCGCTGCCG GAGGAGGTGCGGCGCGCGGTGGCTTGAACCCTCCGCACCCGAACCCTAGCGGCGATGGCGGCCCTAAGCTCCGGTCGCCGCCGGGGAAAGGGAATAAGCCCGTTGCCCTCGCCGACATCACCAACACTGGGAAGCCCAACGCCGCCAGATCCATCACCGCCCAAGACCTCGTCAAG GAGAACGGCAAGTTGATGACTCTGCTCAACGAGAAGAC GAAGATCATTGACCTCAGCAGGGTTGAAATATACAAGCTCCATCTTGCGCTGCAAGCATCGAAACAACAGAATCTACACCTTGCGCAAAACAATTCGCAGATGCTTGCG GAAATAAATGCAGGGAAAGATCGA ATTAAGATATTGCAGCACGAGCTTTCTTGTACAACAGCACTGCTTAAAGTAAAGGGTTCAGAGCTTGAT AGAAATAAAAACGCTGCTAAAGGACAGCGAAAGGGAGTGAAAGCTCAG GTCTTGAAAGGCACAGCTTCCATAGTCGCAGGAGTTGACTCGGTAACCAGTGGTGTTGAACACCATTTGGTTGAATCTCAAT CTGCCGTATCATCAAATACCGTCTGCCTAGAGCCACCACAAGATGGAAAACAGAAGAG AATGCCTCAACGGAGAAGGTCTTCGAGACTGAACCAAGGTTCCTGTGAGATTGGCGGAGTATCTCAGAATACATTGCATGAGGACACTGTAGCGCATCTAGTTCCTTCCACTTTAAGTGTTCAAAAACAGTATGGGCAAACCACTGGAAAACATATG GAGAAGTCACTGCAAAATGAGTGCAGTGCAACAGTGCATGAGGTGGTAATGGCTTCAGAATTCGAG GAAACTGAGATAAATGAGCAACCACAAAAAACAAATTTGAAGGTATGGGGTGCATTTAATAACCAGTTAAAGATTAATGATGGAACCACTTGCAGATTTAATCTACTTGTTTCCTACAATGTAATTCAGGAGATACAGGAAGCATGTTCCAGGGAAGCTGGAGTTCAGTCTCATAAAATTGGTGATAAGGCCTTCAATAGTAAACAAAACCATTTGACAGGAAGTGAAT CATCTTTGTCATTCAATACCGTTGACCCCCCCGAGCCACCAGAAGACAACGCTATGAAGTG GTGCTCAAAAAAACGGTCGGCCATCGAGGATGTAAATGCCAAACTAGACACGACTACCCGTGAGCCATTGCGCCACGAAGAAAAGAG AAAATCTCAAAGGAGAAAATCTGCAAGACTGAATTCAGTATCTTCTGAGGACATGGATATCACTGTTGAGACTGAGCACAAAAATGTAGCTTCTTTAGCCGGTTCCAGTTCAAATGCCTCGATGGAGCAGAGGACAAATCAAGAGCAGAATGATGGTTGTTCCTCGAGGAAATCTAATGTAGAGCAGATATCAGGGAGGAGGTCTCTAAGGCGAGCTGCTGAAAAGGTTGTCTCATACAAGGAGGTACCCTTGAATGTTAAGATGCGGCGACCTTAA
- the LOC136551197 gene encoding shugoshin-1-like isoform X2 produces the protein MASTAAGGGAARGGLNPPHPNPSGDGGPKLRSPPGKGNKPVALADITNTGKPNAARSITAQDLVKENGKLMTLLNEKTKIIDLSRVEIYKLHLALQASKQQNLHLAQNNSQMLAEINAGKDRIKILQHELSCTTALLKVKGSELDRNKNAAKGQRKGVKAQVGIKCVLKGTASIVAGVDSVTSGVEHHLVESQSAVSSNTVCLEPPQDGKQKRMPQRRRSSRLNQGSCEIGGVSQNTLHEDTVAHLVPSTLSVQKQYGQTTGKHMKSLQNECSATVHEVVMASEFEETEINEQPQKTNLKVWGAFNNQLKINDGTTCRFNLLVSYNVIQEIQEACSREAGVQSHKIGDKAFNSKQNHLTGSESSLSFNTVDPPEPPEDNAMKWCSKKRSAIEDVNAKLDTTTREPLRHEEKRKSQRRKSARLNSVSSEDMDITVETEHKNVASLAGSSSNASMEQRTNQEQNDGCSSRKSNVEQISGRRSLRRAAEKVVSYKEVPLNVKMRRP, from the exons ATGGCCTCCACCGCTGCCG GAGGAGGTGCGGCGCGCGGTGGCTTGAACCCTCCGCACCCGAACCCTAGCGGCGATGGCGGCCCTAAGCTCCGGTCGCCGCCGGGGAAAGGGAATAAGCCCGTTGCCCTCGCCGACATCACCAACACTGGGAAGCCCAACGCCGCCAGATCCATCACCGCCCAAGACCTCGTCAAG GAGAACGGCAAGTTGATGACTCTGCTCAACGAGAAGAC GAAGATCATTGACCTCAGCAGGGTTGAAATATACAAGCTCCATCTTGCGCTGCAAGCATCGAAACAACAGAATCTACACCTTGCGCAAAACAATTCGCAGATGCTTGCG GAAATAAATGCAGGGAAAGATCGA ATTAAGATATTGCAGCACGAGCTTTCTTGTACAACAGCACTGCTTAAAGTAAAGGGTTCAGAGCTTGAT AGAAATAAAAACGCTGCTAAAGGACAGCGAAAGGGAGTGAAAGCTCAGGTAGGTATTAAATGT GTCTTGAAAGGCACAGCTTCCATAGTCGCAGGAGTTGACTCGGTAACCAGTGGTGTTGAACACCATTTGGTTGAATCTCAAT CTGCCGTATCATCAAATACCGTCTGCCTAGAGCCACCACAAGATGGAAAACAGAAGAG AATGCCTCAACGGAGAAGGTCTTCGAGACTGAACCAAGGTTCCTGTGAGATTGGCGGAGTATCTCAGAATACATTGCATGAGGACACTGTAGCGCATCTAGTTCCTTCCACTTTAAGTGTTCAAAAACAGTATGGGCAAACCACTGGAAAACATATG AAGTCACTGCAAAATGAGTGCAGTGCAACAGTGCATGAGGTGGTAATGGCTTCAGAATTCGAG GAAACTGAGATAAATGAGCAACCACAAAAAACAAATTTGAAGGTATGGGGTGCATTTAATAACCAGTTAAAGATTAATGATGGAACCACTTGCAGATTTAATCTACTTGTTTCCTACAATGTAATTCAGGAGATACAGGAAGCATGTTCCAGGGAAGCTGGAGTTCAGTCTCATAAAATTGGTGATAAGGCCTTCAATAGTAAACAAAACCATTTGACAGGAAGTGAAT CATCTTTGTCATTCAATACCGTTGACCCCCCCGAGCCACCAGAAGACAACGCTATGAAGTG GTGCTCAAAAAAACGGTCGGCCATCGAGGATGTAAATGCCAAACTAGACACGACTACCCGTGAGCCATTGCGCCACGAAGAAAAGAG AAAATCTCAAAGGAGAAAATCTGCAAGACTGAATTCAGTATCTTCTGAGGACATGGATATCACTGTTGAGACTGAGCACAAAAATGTAGCTTCTTTAGCCGGTTCCAGTTCAAATGCCTCGATGGAGCAGAGGACAAATCAAGAGCAGAATGATGGTTGTTCCTCGAGGAAATCTAATGTAGAGCAGATATCAGGGAGGAGGTCTCTAAGGCGAGCTGCTGAAAAGGTTGTCTCATACAAGGAGGTACCCTTGAATGTTAAGATGCGGCGACCTTAA
- the LOC136551197 gene encoding shugoshin-1-like isoform X1, with protein MASTAAGGGAARGGLNPPHPNPSGDGGPKLRSPPGKGNKPVALADITNTGKPNAARSITAQDLVKENGKLMTLLNEKTKIIDLSRVEIYKLHLALQASKQQNLHLAQNNSQMLAEINAGKDRIKILQHELSCTTALLKVKGSELDRNKNAAKGQRKGVKAQVGIKCVLKGTASIVAGVDSVTSGVEHHLVESQSAVSSNTVCLEPPQDGKQKRMPQRRRSSRLNQGSCEIGGVSQNTLHEDTVAHLVPSTLSVQKQYGQTTGKHMEKSLQNECSATVHEVVMASEFEETEINEQPQKTNLKVWGAFNNQLKINDGTTCRFNLLVSYNVIQEIQEACSREAGVQSHKIGDKAFNSKQNHLTGSESSLSFNTVDPPEPPEDNAMKWCSKKRSAIEDVNAKLDTTTREPLRHEEKRKSQRRKSARLNSVSSEDMDITVETEHKNVASLAGSSSNASMEQRTNQEQNDGCSSRKSNVEQISGRRSLRRAAEKVVSYKEVPLNVKMRRP; from the exons ATGGCCTCCACCGCTGCCG GAGGAGGTGCGGCGCGCGGTGGCTTGAACCCTCCGCACCCGAACCCTAGCGGCGATGGCGGCCCTAAGCTCCGGTCGCCGCCGGGGAAAGGGAATAAGCCCGTTGCCCTCGCCGACATCACCAACACTGGGAAGCCCAACGCCGCCAGATCCATCACCGCCCAAGACCTCGTCAAG GAGAACGGCAAGTTGATGACTCTGCTCAACGAGAAGAC GAAGATCATTGACCTCAGCAGGGTTGAAATATACAAGCTCCATCTTGCGCTGCAAGCATCGAAACAACAGAATCTACACCTTGCGCAAAACAATTCGCAGATGCTTGCG GAAATAAATGCAGGGAAAGATCGA ATTAAGATATTGCAGCACGAGCTTTCTTGTACAACAGCACTGCTTAAAGTAAAGGGTTCAGAGCTTGAT AGAAATAAAAACGCTGCTAAAGGACAGCGAAAGGGAGTGAAAGCTCAGGTAGGTATTAAATGT GTCTTGAAAGGCACAGCTTCCATAGTCGCAGGAGTTGACTCGGTAACCAGTGGTGTTGAACACCATTTGGTTGAATCTCAAT CTGCCGTATCATCAAATACCGTCTGCCTAGAGCCACCACAAGATGGAAAACAGAAGAG AATGCCTCAACGGAGAAGGTCTTCGAGACTGAACCAAGGTTCCTGTGAGATTGGCGGAGTATCTCAGAATACATTGCATGAGGACACTGTAGCGCATCTAGTTCCTTCCACTTTAAGTGTTCAAAAACAGTATGGGCAAACCACTGGAAAACATATG GAGAAGTCACTGCAAAATGAGTGCAGTGCAACAGTGCATGAGGTGGTAATGGCTTCAGAATTCGAG GAAACTGAGATAAATGAGCAACCACAAAAAACAAATTTGAAGGTATGGGGTGCATTTAATAACCAGTTAAAGATTAATGATGGAACCACTTGCAGATTTAATCTACTTGTTTCCTACAATGTAATTCAGGAGATACAGGAAGCATGTTCCAGGGAAGCTGGAGTTCAGTCTCATAAAATTGGTGATAAGGCCTTCAATAGTAAACAAAACCATTTGACAGGAAGTGAAT CATCTTTGTCATTCAATACCGTTGACCCCCCCGAGCCACCAGAAGACAACGCTATGAAGTG GTGCTCAAAAAAACGGTCGGCCATCGAGGATGTAAATGCCAAACTAGACACGACTACCCGTGAGCCATTGCGCCACGAAGAAAAGAG AAAATCTCAAAGGAGAAAATCTGCAAGACTGAATTCAGTATCTTCTGAGGACATGGATATCACTGTTGAGACTGAGCACAAAAATGTAGCTTCTTTAGCCGGTTCCAGTTCAAATGCCTCGATGGAGCAGAGGACAAATCAAGAGCAGAATGATGGTTGTTCCTCGAGGAAATCTAATGTAGAGCAGATATCAGGGAGGAGGTCTCTAAGGCGAGCTGCTGAAAAGGTTGTCTCATACAAGGAGGTACCCTTGAATGTTAAGATGCGGCGACCTTAA
- the LOC136551197 gene encoding shugoshin-1-like isoform X7, with protein MASTAAGGGAARGGLNPPHPNPSGDGGPKLRSPPGKGNKPVALADITNTGKPNAARSITAQDLVKENGKLMTLLNEKTKIIDLSRVEIYKLHLALQASKQQNLHLAQNNSQMLAEINAGKDRIKILQHELSCTTALLKVKGSELDRNKNAAKGQRKGVKAQVLKGTASIVAGVDSVTSGVEHHLVESQSAVSSNTVCLEPPQDGKQKRMPQRRRSSRLNQGSCEIGGVSQNTLHEDTVAHLVPSTLSVQKQYGQTTGKHMKSLQNECSATVHEVVMASEFEETEINEQPQKTNLKEIQEACSREAGVQSHKIGDKAFNSKQNHLTGSESSLSFNTVDPPEPPEDNAMKWCSKKRSAIEDVNAKLDTTTREPLRHEEKRKSQRRKSARLNSVSSEDMDITVETEHKNVASLAGSSSNASMEQRTNQEQNDGCSSRKSNVEQISGRRSLRRAAEKVVSYKEVPLNVKMRRP; from the exons ATGGCCTCCACCGCTGCCG GAGGAGGTGCGGCGCGCGGTGGCTTGAACCCTCCGCACCCGAACCCTAGCGGCGATGGCGGCCCTAAGCTCCGGTCGCCGCCGGGGAAAGGGAATAAGCCCGTTGCCCTCGCCGACATCACCAACACTGGGAAGCCCAACGCCGCCAGATCCATCACCGCCCAAGACCTCGTCAAG GAGAACGGCAAGTTGATGACTCTGCTCAACGAGAAGAC GAAGATCATTGACCTCAGCAGGGTTGAAATATACAAGCTCCATCTTGCGCTGCAAGCATCGAAACAACAGAATCTACACCTTGCGCAAAACAATTCGCAGATGCTTGCG GAAATAAATGCAGGGAAAGATCGA ATTAAGATATTGCAGCACGAGCTTTCTTGTACAACAGCACTGCTTAAAGTAAAGGGTTCAGAGCTTGAT AGAAATAAAAACGCTGCTAAAGGACAGCGAAAGGGAGTGAAAGCTCAG GTCTTGAAAGGCACAGCTTCCATAGTCGCAGGAGTTGACTCGGTAACCAGTGGTGTTGAACACCATTTGGTTGAATCTCAAT CTGCCGTATCATCAAATACCGTCTGCCTAGAGCCACCACAAGATGGAAAACAGAAGAG AATGCCTCAACGGAGAAGGTCTTCGAGACTGAACCAAGGTTCCTGTGAGATTGGCGGAGTATCTCAGAATACATTGCATGAGGACACTGTAGCGCATCTAGTTCCTTCCACTTTAAGTGTTCAAAAACAGTATGGGCAAACCACTGGAAAACATATG AAGTCACTGCAAAATGAGTGCAGTGCAACAGTGCATGAGGTGGTAATGGCTTCAGAATTCGAG GAAACTGAGATAAATGAGCAACCACAAAAAACAAATTTGAAG GAGATACAGGAAGCATGTTCCAGGGAAGCTGGAGTTCAGTCTCATAAAATTGGTGATAAGGCCTTCAATAGTAAACAAAACCATTTGACAGGAAGTGAAT CATCTTTGTCATTCAATACCGTTGACCCCCCCGAGCCACCAGAAGACAACGCTATGAAGTG GTGCTCAAAAAAACGGTCGGCCATCGAGGATGTAAATGCCAAACTAGACACGACTACCCGTGAGCCATTGCGCCACGAAGAAAAGAG AAAATCTCAAAGGAGAAAATCTGCAAGACTGAATTCAGTATCTTCTGAGGACATGGATATCACTGTTGAGACTGAGCACAAAAATGTAGCTTCTTTAGCCGGTTCCAGTTCAAATGCCTCGATGGAGCAGAGGACAAATCAAGAGCAGAATGATGGTTGTTCCTCGAGGAAATCTAATGTAGAGCAGATATCAGGGAGGAGGTCTCTAAGGCGAGCTGCTGAAAAGGTTGTCTCATACAAGGAGGTACCCTTGAATGTTAAGATGCGGCGACCTTAA
- the LOC136551197 gene encoding shugoshin-1-like isoform X4, producing MASTAAGGGAARGGLNPPHPNPSGDGGPKLRSPPGKGNKPVALADITNTGKPNAARSITAQDLVKENGKLMTLLNEKTKIIDLSRVEIYKLHLALQASKQQNLHLAQNNSQMLAEINAGKDRIKILQHELSCTTALLKVKGSELDRNKNAAKGQRKGVKAQVGIKCVLKGTASIVAGVDSVTSGVEHHLVESQSAVSSNTVCLEPPQDGKQKRMPQRRRSSRLNQGSCEIGGVSQNTLHEDTVAHLVPSTLSVQKQYGQTTGKHMEKSLQNECSATVHEVVMASEFEETEINEQPQKTNLKEIQEACSREAGVQSHKIGDKAFNSKQNHLTGSESSLSFNTVDPPEPPEDNAMKWCSKKRSAIEDVNAKLDTTTREPLRHEEKRKSQRRKSARLNSVSSEDMDITVETEHKNVASLAGSSSNASMEQRTNQEQNDGCSSRKSNVEQISGRRSLRRAAEKVVSYKEVPLNVKMRRP from the exons ATGGCCTCCACCGCTGCCG GAGGAGGTGCGGCGCGCGGTGGCTTGAACCCTCCGCACCCGAACCCTAGCGGCGATGGCGGCCCTAAGCTCCGGTCGCCGCCGGGGAAAGGGAATAAGCCCGTTGCCCTCGCCGACATCACCAACACTGGGAAGCCCAACGCCGCCAGATCCATCACCGCCCAAGACCTCGTCAAG GAGAACGGCAAGTTGATGACTCTGCTCAACGAGAAGAC GAAGATCATTGACCTCAGCAGGGTTGAAATATACAAGCTCCATCTTGCGCTGCAAGCATCGAAACAACAGAATCTACACCTTGCGCAAAACAATTCGCAGATGCTTGCG GAAATAAATGCAGGGAAAGATCGA ATTAAGATATTGCAGCACGAGCTTTCTTGTACAACAGCACTGCTTAAAGTAAAGGGTTCAGAGCTTGAT AGAAATAAAAACGCTGCTAAAGGACAGCGAAAGGGAGTGAAAGCTCAGGTAGGTATTAAATGT GTCTTGAAAGGCACAGCTTCCATAGTCGCAGGAGTTGACTCGGTAACCAGTGGTGTTGAACACCATTTGGTTGAATCTCAAT CTGCCGTATCATCAAATACCGTCTGCCTAGAGCCACCACAAGATGGAAAACAGAAGAG AATGCCTCAACGGAGAAGGTCTTCGAGACTGAACCAAGGTTCCTGTGAGATTGGCGGAGTATCTCAGAATACATTGCATGAGGACACTGTAGCGCATCTAGTTCCTTCCACTTTAAGTGTTCAAAAACAGTATGGGCAAACCACTGGAAAACATATG GAGAAGTCACTGCAAAATGAGTGCAGTGCAACAGTGCATGAGGTGGTAATGGCTTCAGAATTCGAG GAAACTGAGATAAATGAGCAACCACAAAAAACAAATTTGAAG GAGATACAGGAAGCATGTTCCAGGGAAGCTGGAGTTCAGTCTCATAAAATTGGTGATAAGGCCTTCAATAGTAAACAAAACCATTTGACAGGAAGTGAAT CATCTTTGTCATTCAATACCGTTGACCCCCCCGAGCCACCAGAAGACAACGCTATGAAGTG GTGCTCAAAAAAACGGTCGGCCATCGAGGATGTAAATGCCAAACTAGACACGACTACCCGTGAGCCATTGCGCCACGAAGAAAAGAG AAAATCTCAAAGGAGAAAATCTGCAAGACTGAATTCAGTATCTTCTGAGGACATGGATATCACTGTTGAGACTGAGCACAAAAATGTAGCTTCTTTAGCCGGTTCCAGTTCAAATGCCTCGATGGAGCAGAGGACAAATCAAGAGCAGAATGATGGTTGTTCCTCGAGGAAATCTAATGTAGAGCAGATATCAGGGAGGAGGTCTCTAAGGCGAGCTGCTGAAAAGGTTGTCTCATACAAGGAGGTACCCTTGAATGTTAAGATGCGGCGACCTTAA
- the LOC136551197 gene encoding shugoshin-1-like isoform X5 has protein sequence MASTAAGGGAARGGLNPPHPNPSGDGGPKLRSPPGKGNKPVALADITNTGKPNAARSITAQDLVKENGKLMTLLNEKTKIIDLSRVEIYKLHLALQASKQQNLHLAQNNSQMLAEINAGKDRIKILQHELSCTTALLKVKGSELDRNKNAAKGQRKGVKAQVGIKCVLKGTASIVAGVDSVTSGVEHHLVESQSAVSSNTVCLEPPQDGKQKRMPQRRRSSRLNQGSCEIGGVSQNTLHEDTVAHLVPSTLSVQKQYGQTTGKHMKSLQNECSATVHEVVMASEFEETEINEQPQKTNLKEIQEACSREAGVQSHKIGDKAFNSKQNHLTGSESSLSFNTVDPPEPPEDNAMKWCSKKRSAIEDVNAKLDTTTREPLRHEEKRKSQRRKSARLNSVSSEDMDITVETEHKNVASLAGSSSNASMEQRTNQEQNDGCSSRKSNVEQISGRRSLRRAAEKVVSYKEVPLNVKMRRP, from the exons ATGGCCTCCACCGCTGCCG GAGGAGGTGCGGCGCGCGGTGGCTTGAACCCTCCGCACCCGAACCCTAGCGGCGATGGCGGCCCTAAGCTCCGGTCGCCGCCGGGGAAAGGGAATAAGCCCGTTGCCCTCGCCGACATCACCAACACTGGGAAGCCCAACGCCGCCAGATCCATCACCGCCCAAGACCTCGTCAAG GAGAACGGCAAGTTGATGACTCTGCTCAACGAGAAGAC GAAGATCATTGACCTCAGCAGGGTTGAAATATACAAGCTCCATCTTGCGCTGCAAGCATCGAAACAACAGAATCTACACCTTGCGCAAAACAATTCGCAGATGCTTGCG GAAATAAATGCAGGGAAAGATCGA ATTAAGATATTGCAGCACGAGCTTTCTTGTACAACAGCACTGCTTAAAGTAAAGGGTTCAGAGCTTGAT AGAAATAAAAACGCTGCTAAAGGACAGCGAAAGGGAGTGAAAGCTCAGGTAGGTATTAAATGT GTCTTGAAAGGCACAGCTTCCATAGTCGCAGGAGTTGACTCGGTAACCAGTGGTGTTGAACACCATTTGGTTGAATCTCAAT CTGCCGTATCATCAAATACCGTCTGCCTAGAGCCACCACAAGATGGAAAACAGAAGAG AATGCCTCAACGGAGAAGGTCTTCGAGACTGAACCAAGGTTCCTGTGAGATTGGCGGAGTATCTCAGAATACATTGCATGAGGACACTGTAGCGCATCTAGTTCCTTCCACTTTAAGTGTTCAAAAACAGTATGGGCAAACCACTGGAAAACATATG AAGTCACTGCAAAATGAGTGCAGTGCAACAGTGCATGAGGTGGTAATGGCTTCAGAATTCGAG GAAACTGAGATAAATGAGCAACCACAAAAAACAAATTTGAAG GAGATACAGGAAGCATGTTCCAGGGAAGCTGGAGTTCAGTCTCATAAAATTGGTGATAAGGCCTTCAATAGTAAACAAAACCATTTGACAGGAAGTGAAT CATCTTTGTCATTCAATACCGTTGACCCCCCCGAGCCACCAGAAGACAACGCTATGAAGTG GTGCTCAAAAAAACGGTCGGCCATCGAGGATGTAAATGCCAAACTAGACACGACTACCCGTGAGCCATTGCGCCACGAAGAAAAGAG AAAATCTCAAAGGAGAAAATCTGCAAGACTGAATTCAGTATCTTCTGAGGACATGGATATCACTGTTGAGACTGAGCACAAAAATGTAGCTTCTTTAGCCGGTTCCAGTTCAAATGCCTCGATGGAGCAGAGGACAAATCAAGAGCAGAATGATGGTTGTTCCTCGAGGAAATCTAATGTAGAGCAGATATCAGGGAGGAGGTCTCTAAGGCGAGCTGCTGAAAAGGTTGTCTCATACAAGGAGGTACCCTTGAATGTTAAGATGCGGCGACCTTAA